Genomic window (Spirosoma sp. KCTC 42546):
GTTTGGTCCATTTACTGATCAATTATTCGTAGGCGATCAGGGACACAGCAAAATTATGCGGGTAGCGCTCGAAAAAGTCAACGGCGAATGGCAGGGTGCTTGTTTCCCGTTCCGAGAAGGCTTCGAGTCAGGGATTATCCGTACCGTTTGGGGACAGGATGGCTCCATGTTCGTGGGCATGACAAGCCGGGGCTGGGCAGCAACGGGAAAAGAGCCGTATGGCATTCAGCGGCTGGTCTGGACCGGCAAAACACCGTTCGAGATGAAAACCATTACCTCAAAACCCGATGGTTTCGAGGTAACCTTTACGCTACCCGTTGATCGTAAAACCGCCGAAAATCCCGAAAGCTACAGCCTCAATAGCTTCACCTATCGCTACCACAAAACCTACGGCAGCCCGATTGAAGATGCCAAACCTGTACCCATCCGGGGCGTTGTTGTGGCCCCCGATGGTATGAGCGCCCGCATTGTAGCCGATACCGTTCTTCGCGAAGGCTACATACACGAAGTAAAAGCGGAAGGCATCCGGTCAGCTTCGGGAAGTATGCCGTTGTTGCACGCAACGGGTTATTACACCCTTAATGCCATTGCACCGGGCGAGAAGCTAACCTTGCCTGCACGGGCCGTTGCTATTGCCAAGCACGAACACGCCGATATGATGGCGATGGAGAAAAAAGCAGCTACGACCGCAAGTAAAAACGTGAAAGCAGTTAGTGCGAAACGCGTTGTTGCCATGCCCGCCAACTGGACCAATGGCCCCGATCAATCGATTACCATTGGCACCAAGCCAGGGCTAAAATTCGATGTCGACAAGCTGGAAGTGAAAGCGGGTAGCAAGATCAAACTCGTATTCAACAACAACGACGACATGCTTCACAACTGCGTCATTACGAAACCCGGCGCGGCCAATGCTGTTGGCGATGCAGCCCTTCGGTTGAATCTGAATGGCCCAAAAATGAACTACGTTCCAAATTCGCCAAACGTACTGTATCATACCAACATTCTTCAACCCGAAACGTCCGAAACGATCTATTTCCTGGCTCCCACCGAACCCGGCGATTATCAGTTCGTTTGTTCATTCCCCGGCCACTCGTCACTGATGCAGGGAACGTTAAAAGTTGTGAAATAGATTAAGATAACTGGCATTTTCGGCCATTGAAGGCTACCTTCCGGTCAGTAAACAATGACGCCCCATATTGGAAGCGTCATTGTTTTTTATGTCACCAACTGCTAAATCGTGTTGTTTTCCCGTTGTATCCATATGCGAACCGCTTCACTACTCACGATACTCTTTTTTATTTCAGTAACCGTCCACGCTCAACGACGACGCGCCGACGACGATACGTCACATTACCGAACCGTACCCGTTCCGGCCCATCTGCTGCCCATTGAACGAGCTTACGGGTCATCATCATTAGGAAGTCTCTATTTTTATGGGGGTAAAAAACTCTCATCACCCTATTCGCTTGAAATCCCGTTCTTTGAACTGAATGATCCGGATGTATCTCATCATTTTCAGGCCTTTCGAACCGTAACTACGTTGAGCCGATTAACAGCTTTAGTCCCGCTGGCCTATATTCTCCTGAGTAACAATCGAACCAATGGCGCATACTGGTCAGTATATGGCGGTTCCATAGCGGCTTCGTTAACACTGTCGATTATCGGTAACAGTCAGGTTAACAAGGCCGTTAAACGCTACAACGAAATGCTTCGACAACCCCGAATCGGGTTTTCTGCCGACCCTGTTTCCCTAACGGGACGAACCGCCATAGGTGTGGGGATTTCGCTGGGATTCTAGTATAAGCCTCCTGGGTAATTCACAAATTACGTAACTGAATTTTCATAGGGCTACTGCCATTATCTTATTTGGCCCGATCATCAATTTGCAAAATATTAATCGGCTTTGGGCGTAGGCAGAAGCGCGAACTAGGCTGGTTTGCGCTTTTTTGTTAGTTTCGCTGACTCAATCAGCAAACTCATGCAAACGAAATCGTTACCGATCCTTTTTGTCTCATTCTTTCTTCTTTCCCCTCTACTCAACGCCCAAACCATTTTAAACCGAGATCCGCAAATAGCCGACCTGATTAGCCAGGTTTCGGCCGATAGTTTGCGGGCTCATATTAATGGTTTAGTCAGTTTCGGTACCCGCCATACGCTGAGCGTACCTGCCGATGCTTCTGCTCAGGTTGGCAAAAAAGGGCTCGGAGCTGCCCGCCAGTGGATTCTGGCCAAATTCAATCAATACGCCAAACAATCGGGTGGACGAATGACAGCCACGCTCGATACCTGGACGCTCCAGCCCGACGGCAAACGCGTAGATAAGCCTGCCAACATGGGAAATGTGATGGCAACCCTCAAAGGTACCGACCCCAATGATACCCGCGTTTTCATTGTACAGGGACATATGGATAGCCGCGTGACAAACGTCATGAACCGAGAATCCGACGCGCCGGGTGCCAATGACGATGGTTCGGGTACAGCCGCCGTTATTGAGCTTTGCCGGGTGATGAGCAAGTCGTCCTTTCCGGCTACGGTTATCTTCGTTACACTGACGGGCGAAGAACAGGGACTATTGGGTGCCGAACATTTATCGGAGCGGGCGATCAAGGAAAAATGGAATCTGGAAGCCGTGCTGAACAACGATATTATGGGTAGCAATAACAGCAGCGATACCCGCATCATTGACAACACCCGCCTGCGCGTTTTCAGTGAAGGACTTCCATCTAGTTTACTCAAAGACACGACTGGTCGTATTGGCCAGATTCAGCGCTTTGGGAATGAGAACGACGGCAAGGCCCGTACGCTGGCCCGGTATCTGAAAGAAATTGGCGAGCGTTATGTCGAAAACCTGGAAGTGGTAATGGTGTATCGCAACGACCGCTACCTGCGTGGGGGCGACCATACGCCCTATGTGCAACGTGGATTTGCCGCCGTGCGCATGACCGAGATGAACGAGAACTACGAACACCAGCACCAGGATTTGCGCACCGAAAACGGTACGGAGTTTGGCGACTATCCGAAGTTCATGGATTTCGAATACCTGCGTAAGAATACGGCAGTCAATCTGGCAACACTGGCCAATCTGGCGAAATCACCAACGGTGCCGCAGAAAGTAACGGTCGATGTTCGGAACCTCACCAATGCAACAGTTCTTTACTGGCAGGCTCCTCAGGCTGGCAAAGTAAAAGGCTATTACGTACTGATGCGTGAAACCTACTGGCCCTTCTGGCAGAAGAAATTCTTCACGACGAAATTGGGTATGACGTTGCCTTACTCGAAAGACAATTACTACTTCGCCGTGCAGGCAGTTAGTGAAGACGGAAACGAAGGACTGCCCGTACTACCCGTACCGAATTTGCGCTAGGGTGTAGTAAAGCTAACGTATTAGATTAACCACAGAGGCACAGAGAACACAGAGGTCCTAGACGTGAATCATATCCTTTAAATCTCTGTGTTCTCTGTGCCTCTGTGGTTAATAAATTTTGTTTAATGATATCTGCGATGGATTTCAACCCAGCTATTTATATAAACTCTCTATGCAGTCCCTCTCTAAACGGCAATTTCTAAAATCCCTTGTTGGCACAGCCGCCTTGTCGACCTGGGCAGGTCTGGACGAGACGCTGGCTAAAGTGGCGCATATATCTCCATCTACGCTGGCACAAAACGAAAGCTTTTGGTCTAACATTCGGTCGGCTTACCCCGTAACAAACGAGTTCATTCAGCTCGAAAATGGCTACTATTCATTGGCCGCTCAGCCAGTGATGGATAGCTACCTGAAGCATATTCAGCAAGTGAATTCGGTATCCTCCTATTACATGCGGACACGCCAGTTTGCCGATAAACGGGAGTCACAAACGCAACTGGCCAACTTGTTGGGTTGCTCCACAGATGAATTGATCATTACCCGAAACACCACCGAATCCTTGGATACGGTTATTGGCGGGCTGAAATGGAAAGCAGGCGACGAAGCCATTATGGCCCAGCAGGATTATGGTGCCATGAAGGATATGTTCAGGCTTCAGGCCCGGCGACACGGCATTGTGAATAAGACGCTTTCGCTACCCAATCATCCCAAGTCCGATGAAGAAATTGTGAGTCTGTACGAAAAAGCCATCACGCCCAAAACGCGGTTGCTGATGGTTTGCCACATGGTGAATATTACAGGTCAGATTCTGCCCATTCGCCAGATCACCGAGATGGCGCATAAACACGGCGTGGAGGTGTTGGTGGATGGGGCCCATGCATTCGCGCAGTTAAATTTCAAGATGAGTGACCTCGGTGGCTGCGATTACTACGCCAGCAGTTTACACAAATGGCTGGGCACACCGCTTGGCGCGGGTATCCTGTATGTGCGCAAAGACAAAATTGCCCCCCTCTGGCCACTCTTCGCCGACAGCAGTGTTCCCGACAACGATATCCGCAAACTGAACCATACCGGCACGCACCCCGTAGCCACCGATCTGGCTATTCAGGACGCGATCAAATTTCACACGGGAATTGGTATCGAGCGAAAGGAAGCCCGGCTTCGGTATCTGCAACATTACTGGACTGATCAAGTACGTCATCATCCCAACATCGTCCTGAATACCCCCGAAGCACCCGTTCGTTCCTGCGCCATCGCCAACGTAGGCATAGCTGGAAAACCACCTGCCGAACTGGCTAAAACCCTGTTCGACAACTACAAGATATTTACGGTAGCTATTGACTCTCCCCCTGTGCAAGGGGTACGCGTTACGCCCCACGTATACACAACGACAGCAGAGCTGGACCAATTCGTAAACGCATTGAAAGAACTGGCTACCTAATGTACCTACGGGCTTTAGCCCGCGTACTATCAGAATAAAGTACGGGATTATTGATTTGAACTAATTAACCGCCGTTTTGCTAGTCTTCCAAACCCCCAACCCCCTGAAGGGGGCTTAGTTCACTGGGGAGAAAAGCCCCCTTCAGGGGGTTGGGGGTTTGGAAAGCCCAAAAAGGACAAATTTTATTTAGGCAGTTATTTAATACAAATCAATAAGCCTGTAGGTACATAAATACCTTATAACCTCTACTATTCATCATTATGAACCGCTCAATCCTCTTCATCCTCCTTACTATCTCAACCCTCGCCAGTCTGGCGCAGACGCCAGTTAAAAAGCGGCCGATGACGCCCAAAGACATTTATCGACTCCAAACCGTCAGCGATCCGCAGATTTCGCCCGATGGCAAGTGGATTACCTATGGCCTATCAACCGTCGATACAACGAAAGATAAACGCAATGCCGATCTCTGGATGGTGAGCTGGGATGGCAAAGAGTCGGTTCAGCTTACCAACAGCCCCGATGGCGAATCCAGAGCGCGGTTCAGCCCGGATGGAAAATATATTTCGTTTGTATCGGCCCGGCAAGGCGCTACTAAAGGCCAGATCTGGTTGATGGATCGCCGGGGTGGTGAAGCTAAAAAACTCACCGATCTGAAAACCGATCTGGAAGATTACGTCTGGTCGCCGGATGGGAAGAAGATCGCAATGGCGCTACGCGATCCTGACTACGCCGATTCGGCCAAAACCAAGGTTCGGAAACCCTATGTCCTTGATCGGTATCAGTTTAAGGCCGATGTAAAAGGCTACCTGGAAAAAGGCTCCGTTCACTTGTACCTCTATGACGTAGCGACGAAAAAACTCGATACGCTAACCACCGGTCTTTATGATGAAACGTCACCCGTTTGGTCGCCCGATGGGTCGCAACTGGCGTTTGTGAGTAACCGGACGGAAGATCCCGACAAAAACCAGAACACCAATATTTATGTGATCGACGCCCGCAAAGGTGCCACTATGAAGCAGTTGACCACCTGGACCGGGGCCGACAATAACCCAGCCTGGAGTCCAGATGGCAAGCACATTGCCTATTTACGCTCGACCGCGTCGAGTAATTTTCTGATGTATGACCAACCGGTGCTGGCGGTACTGGACCTGGAGGGTGGAGAACCCATGCTACTCTCGAAAACGCTGGATCGCCCTGTTCGGAATCCAACCTGGACTAAAGACGGACGAACCATTGGTGTGCTGGTGCAGGACGACCGGCAGTCCTATGTTGGCCAGTATACCTATCCTGAAGGGAAATTCGCCAAATTAACGGGAGGTAACCGGGCCTTCAGTAATCTGGAAGCAGCCCCGGCCGACAACTGGGTAGCTTTATTAAGCGAGCCCCAAACCCCCGGCGAACTGTATGCCATTGAAAACGGGACACCCCGCCGACTTACACACGTACAGGACGATTTTCTGGCCCCCCTTGAACTGGCCACTGTGGAAGGATTTACGTCGAAGAGTAAAGATGGCGCACAGGTGTCGAACGTATTGTATCGGCCCGTCAACGGTCAGGCAGGCAAAAAGATGCCGACCATTTTCTACATTCACGGTGGGCCGGTGTCGCAGGATGAGTTCTCCTTTGATCTGACCCGGCAACTGCTGGCGGCTGGAGGCTATGCGGTTGTAGCTGTCAATTACCGGGGCAGCAATGGCCGGGGCCTCGACTACACCAAAGCGATCTACGCCGATTGGGGTAACAAAGAAGTGCTGGACATTCTAGGAGCCGCCGACTACGTGGTAGAGAAAGGCATCGCCGACCCCGACCGACTGGGTATTGGTGGCTGGAGTTATGGCGGCATTCTGACCAACTACACTATTGCCACCGATACGCGCTTTAAGGCCGCAGCCAGTGGAGCCGGAAGCTCCTTGCAATTATCCATGTACGGCATCGACCAGTACGCCAATCAGTACGAAAATGAGTTAGGGACGCCCTGGAAAAACACAGATAAATGGTTGAAACTATCCTATCCATTCCTGAAAGCGGACCGCATCAAAACACCAACGATGTTTATGGCCAGTGAGAAAGATTTTAATGTACCTGTGGCAGGCAGCGAGCAGATGTTCCAGGCCCTGCGCTCATTGGGCATCCCAACTCAGTTAATCATTTACCCCGGCCAGTTTCACGGCATTACCGTACCTAGTTATCAGAAAGATCGGGTTGATCGGTATTTGCAGTGGTTCGACAAATATTTGAAGCCTAAAACACTCTAACACACCTTAATTAGTACACCACCATCTAGATAAACAATGGTTTTATACACTGATAGTGCATCGAAAAATCAGATTTCAGCGTACTATTGGTATTGTTCTATTCGTTTTTTCTGTAGTTTACGCTTTAATAATCCTTTAATATCCCCAATCGGCTAAAGTTCACCTGGTTATGAAACAGCTTCTATTATTTCTCAGCCTCTTGACGGCATCTGTCGTACTAAATTCCTGCTCAAAAAGTAGTGATCCTGCACCCGACCCAGTTGTGGGTACGTGGAAACTAGATCGGATCCGCACCAGTGGATTTGTAGCCCCTTTCACCACTTTATATCCTAATGCGGACAATGATCCATCAGCTTTTGATTATCAGGATAGTTTTACCACCAAAACCGATAAATCATTTTCGGGGACGGTTCGCACTAGTGGTCAAGTGATTGATTATACTGGCAACTGGGAGTCTACCAGTACTACGCTGACCTTGAAAGATACGCAGGGAAACACGGATACGTATACACTGGATGCCACTAAAACACCAAATCAGCTTCTTGGTGTGGTTATCGCTGCCAGCGATTCGCTAACCAATCCAACTACGAAAAAATTAGAATTGGTTAAGTATAACCTTCAACTTATTTACACAAGGCAGTAGTACAAACTCCGATTTACACGAAAAAGGCCACTGAGTACTCAGTGGCCTTTTTCGTGTAAACCTGCCCCACCGTTCACTAAATAGCTGATCAAACTCGGCTCAGAAAATAATCAGCATTTTTTATTTGGCAATTCTCATCTTTTACTCATATAAATTTTGATTACTATATAATAGTCAAAATTATTTGCATACAATTTCAACTTGAAGGCGCTTTTTTGTGGGCATTAATTCGTACTTTCACAAAACCCTATCTACTAAGGACTTATATTTGTCTTTACTCTTATTTAATCCAGTATTAATACAAAAAACACATGTCATCACAACTATCTCGCCGGGACTGGCTACGCGCCAGCGGCCTTATCACAGCCGGTTTTGGTTTGAGTAGATTTACCCCTGCCGAAGCCAGCGTTCCTAATGCCCCATTGGTTTCTGGGTTTACCAATGAGTTCGCCTTCGCTGATGACCCATTCGACAAGATGCCTAAGCTTCGGGCACGGTTGTTCGCGAATGAGAACCCGCTTGGCATTTCACAGAATGCAAAAGATGCCCTTATAAAAGCCACTGAACTAGGCAACCGTTACGCCTGGATGGAATTCGGGCAATTGAAAACGCTTATTGCTACCGACGATGGTGTGAAACCGGCCAATATTATGATGTCGCCCGGCTCGTCGGATATCCTGATGGCCGCTGCTGATCACTTTGCGAAAAGCGGTGGTACGATCCTGACCAGCACCATGACGTATGACGACCTGCTCCAGCGGGCCGAGAAGTTCGGCGCAAAAATCAAGGCGCTGCCGATGACGAAAGAGTACAAATTTGACCTCAACGCAATCAAGGCGAACATTACGCCCGATGTGAAGATGGTCTATATCGTCAACCCGAATAACCCAACCGGCACCATCATTCCAACGCCAGAGCTGGAAGCGTTTATTCGCGAGGTGTCGCCCAAAGTACCCGTATTCATCGACGAAGCCTATATCGACTTTTACGAACCTGCCGACCGCCCTAAACTGGGCAAACTGGTGGCCGAGGGCATGAACGTGATTCTGGCGCGTACCTTTTCGAAAATTCACGGTTTTGCCGGCTTGCGTCTGGGCTATGCCATCGCACAGCCCGACATGCTGAAAACACTAAAATCCTATACCAACGGTGATTTTGCGGTAAGCATTACTACGCTTATGGCCGGTATCGCCAGCTACAAAGACATCGAGTGGCAGAATCATTGCCGCGCCGAAAACGCAAAAGCCCGCGCCTATACCTCAAAAGCACTGGCCGATCTGGGCTATGAAGTGATTCCCTCGTCCACAAACTTCATCCTGTTCCCAATCCGGATGAAAACCAAAGCCTTTGAGGGGCAAATGTTCGGGCAGGGAATCGGTATCCAGACCCGCGACTTCAACGGCCAGCCCTACTGCCGCGTTAGCGTTGGCACCATGGACGAAATGGCCATCTTCATGGATGGATTTAAAAAAGTAGTAGGGTAAACGGAAAGAGAGGGAGGAAGGGGAATAGAGGGAGGAAGGAGGAGAGGAATGAAAGTAACTATAGCTTTTCTCCCTTCTCCTTCCTCCCCCTCCTCCCTTTATTCCCTCTCCTCCCTTCTTTTTCTATGACAAGACGCGACTTCATCAATTCAACGAGTGCCAGTTATGCCAGTATGCTGGCGTGGGGAATGCTTCAGCCCGCGCCAGCATCGGCAATTGATTTACCTGCCAATGGGCTGAAAGCAGATGGCAAAGGGCGAAAAGTTATTGTGTTAGGAGCTGGTCTGGCTGGTATGACCACCGCTTACGAACTCGGCAAATTGGGCTACGATTGTACGGTTATTGAAGCCCGGTCTCGCTCAGGTGGGCGTGTCTGGACCGTTCGGGGTGGCACCAAGGAAACCGAATTAAATGGGGGTACGGCACAGACCTGCTCGTTTGAAGACGGCCTGTATTTCAACGGGGGAGCCGCCCGGATTCCGCACCACCACCAGATTACGCTGCACTACTGCCGGGAATTGGGCGTACCTCTTCAGATTTTTAACGGGGCAAACGAATCCGCTTACCTGTATAACGATGGTGGAACCGGCGACTTTGCGAACCGACGAATGCGTATCAGTGATTACCATCACGACATGCGCGGCTACACCTCCGAGTTGCTCGCCAAGGCGCTCGATCAATCGTCGCTGGATCAGCAGTTAACCAAAGAAGATGTCGAGAAACTGATCGACTTTCTGAAAAACGAAGGCGATCTGAACACGGCTCACCTTTATAAAGGTACCAATCGCCGGGGGTATAAAGCCAAAAGCGATCCGGGAGCAGGCCACACCCCAGGCACGCTAACAGACCCCTACGGCCTTACCGATTTGCTACGGTCGGGCTTTATGCAACCGGTTTTCTACAACGTGGGCGATTATGCCTACGAACAGCAGTCTACGCTCTTGCAACCCGTTGGCGGCATGGATGCCATTCCGAAAGCGTTGGAGAAAAAACTAGTGGGCAAAATTATCTTCAATGCGCCCGTTAGTGAACTCCGCAAAACCGAAAATGGCGTTCGGGTTGTGTATAAGAAAGACGGCAAGCCCGTTGAGCTAACGGGCGAATTCTGCGTATGTACGCTCCCATTACCCATGCTCAAAAACCTCGAATCCGACCTTTCGGGAACGGTAAAACGAGCCGCTGACTTTGTGCCCTACATGAAGACCGGAAAAATTGGCTTACAATTCAAACGGCGGTTCTGGGAAGAAGACGATGGTATTTACGGCGGCATTTCGCGCACCAATATGGACATCAACCAGATTTGGTACCCCTCCTTTGGCTTACAGGGCAAAAAAGGTGTTCTCATCGGCTACTATAATTTCTATAGCCGGGCCGAAGCGGTGGGAGCCATGCCGGTTGCTGAACGCGAAAAAGTTGCGTTAGCCCAGGGAAGTAAAATTCACCCGCAATACCCGGCCGAGTTCGACAATTCGTTTTCGCTAGCCTGGCACCGTTTACCCTACAGCGGAGGAGGTTGGGCCGTGTACGACGACAATACACGCAAGAAATATTATCCTTCCCTGCTGGAACCCGATGGTAACATTTATTTTGCCGGTGAACACACAACGTACCTGACCGCCTGGATGGCCGGAGCATTCACGTCTGCCCGCCGAACGGTTGAAGCACTCCACGCCCGAGTGGGCGAATACACGAAGAAGTGAAATTATAAATACCATGAAAAACAACCTGCTTTCTCTCCTAATTTTCC
Coding sequences:
- a CDS encoding M28 family metallopeptidase yields the protein MQTKSLPILFVSFFLLSPLLNAQTILNRDPQIADLISQVSADSLRAHINGLVSFGTRHTLSVPADASAQVGKKGLGAARQWILAKFNQYAKQSGGRMTATLDTWTLQPDGKRVDKPANMGNVMATLKGTDPNDTRVFIVQGHMDSRVTNVMNRESDAPGANDDGSGTAAVIELCRVMSKSSFPATVIFVTLTGEEQGLLGAEHLSERAIKEKWNLEAVLNNDIMGSNNSSDTRIIDNTRLRVFSEGLPSSLLKDTTGRIGQIQRFGNENDGKARTLARYLKEIGERYVENLEVVMVYRNDRYLRGGDHTPYVQRGFAAVRMTEMNENYEHQHQDLRTENGTEFGDYPKFMDFEYLRKNTAVNLATLANLAKSPTVPQKVTVDVRNLTNATVLYWQAPQAGKVKGYYVLMRETYWPFWQKKFFTTKLGMTLPYSKDNYYFAVQAVSEDGNEGLPVLPVPNLR
- a CDS encoding aminotransferase class V-fold PLP-dependent enzyme yields the protein MQSLSKRQFLKSLVGTAALSTWAGLDETLAKVAHISPSTLAQNESFWSNIRSAYPVTNEFIQLENGYYSLAAQPVMDSYLKHIQQVNSVSSYYMRTRQFADKRESQTQLANLLGCSTDELIITRNTTESLDTVIGGLKWKAGDEAIMAQQDYGAMKDMFRLQARRHGIVNKTLSLPNHPKSDEEIVSLYEKAITPKTRLLMVCHMVNITGQILPIRQITEMAHKHGVEVLVDGAHAFAQLNFKMSDLGGCDYYASSLHKWLGTPLGAGILYVRKDKIAPLWPLFADSSVPDNDIRKLNHTGTHPVATDLAIQDAIKFHTGIGIERKEARLRYLQHYWTDQVRHHPNIVLNTPEAPVRSCAIANVGIAGKPPAELAKTLFDNYKIFTVAIDSPPVQGVRVTPHVYTTTAELDQFVNALKELAT
- a CDS encoding S9 family peptidase, translating into MNRSILFILLTISTLASLAQTPVKKRPMTPKDIYRLQTVSDPQISPDGKWITYGLSTVDTTKDKRNADLWMVSWDGKESVQLTNSPDGESRARFSPDGKYISFVSARQGATKGQIWLMDRRGGEAKKLTDLKTDLEDYVWSPDGKKIAMALRDPDYADSAKTKVRKPYVLDRYQFKADVKGYLEKGSVHLYLYDVATKKLDTLTTGLYDETSPVWSPDGSQLAFVSNRTEDPDKNQNTNIYVIDARKGATMKQLTTWTGADNNPAWSPDGKHIAYLRSTASSNFLMYDQPVLAVLDLEGGEPMLLSKTLDRPVRNPTWTKDGRTIGVLVQDDRQSYVGQYTYPEGKFAKLTGGNRAFSNLEAAPADNWVALLSEPQTPGELYAIENGTPRRLTHVQDDFLAPLELATVEGFTSKSKDGAQVSNVLYRPVNGQAGKKMPTIFYIHGGPVSQDEFSFDLTRQLLAAGGYAVVAVNYRGSNGRGLDYTKAIYADWGNKEVLDILGAADYVVEKGIADPDRLGIGGWSYGGILTNYTIATDTRFKAAASGAGSSLQLSMYGIDQYANQYENELGTPWKNTDKWLKLSYPFLKADRIKTPTMFMASEKDFNVPVAGSEQMFQALRSLGIPTQLIIYPGQFHGITVPSYQKDRVDRYLQWFDKYLKPKTL
- a CDS encoding flavin monoamine oxidase family protein; amino-acid sequence: MTRRDFINSTSASYASMLAWGMLQPAPASAIDLPANGLKADGKGRKVIVLGAGLAGMTTAYELGKLGYDCTVIEARSRSGGRVWTVRGGTKETELNGGTAQTCSFEDGLYFNGGAARIPHHHQITLHYCRELGVPLQIFNGANESAYLYNDGGTGDFANRRMRISDYHHDMRGYTSELLAKALDQSSLDQQLTKEDVEKLIDFLKNEGDLNTAHLYKGTNRRGYKAKSDPGAGHTPGTLTDPYGLTDLLRSGFMQPVFYNVGDYAYEQQSTLLQPVGGMDAIPKALEKKLVGKIIFNAPVSELRKTENGVRVVYKKDGKPVELTGEFCVCTLPLPMLKNLESDLSGTVKRAADFVPYMKTGKIGLQFKRRFWEEDDGIYGGISRTNMDINQIWYPSFGLQGKKGVLIGYYNFYSRAEAVGAMPVAEREKVALAQGSKIHPQYPAEFDNSFSLAWHRLPYSGGGWAVYDDNTRKKYYPSLLEPDGNIYFAGEHTTYLTAWMAGAFTSARRTVEALHARVGEYTKK
- a CDS encoding histidinol-phosphate transaminase, whose protein sequence is MSSQLSRRDWLRASGLITAGFGLSRFTPAEASVPNAPLVSGFTNEFAFADDPFDKMPKLRARLFANENPLGISQNAKDALIKATELGNRYAWMEFGQLKTLIATDDGVKPANIMMSPGSSDILMAAADHFAKSGGTILTSTMTYDDLLQRAEKFGAKIKALPMTKEYKFDLNAIKANITPDVKMVYIVNPNNPTGTIIPTPELEAFIREVSPKVPVFIDEAYIDFYEPADRPKLGKLVAEGMNVILARTFSKIHGFAGLRLGYAIAQPDMLKTLKSYTNGDFAVSITTLMAGIASYKDIEWQNHCRAENAKARAYTSKALADLGYEVIPSSTNFILFPIRMKTKAFEGQMFGQGIGIQTRDFNGQPYCRVSVGTMDEMAIFMDGFKKVVG
- a CDS encoding plastocyanin/azurin family copper-binding protein, translating into MSKLVRIAMLIFAHSLIYSFTHVAFAQRPASEEDYYRIITLPIPEDIKLEVGGLAPLPDGRLAVCTRRGEVWIISNPYMQGSRVATFKKFASGLHEPLGLMWHPKGYFLCTQRGEVTKLVDKDGDDVADEYSSFYKWPLSGNYHEYSYGPLLLPDGDMVITLNLDWIGYGASLAKWRGWMLKLTEKGEMTPWATGLRSPAGFGLLRDGSILYTENQGDWVGSGRMTHLTKGAFAGNPAGLRWSGEPGSPLALKPENVPSTGKPMFEVAKTIKELKVPAVWFPHTLMGISTSDFKQDTTNGAFGPFTDQLFVGDQGHSKIMRVALEKVNGEWQGACFPFREGFESGIIRTVWGQDGSMFVGMTSRGWAATGKEPYGIQRLVWTGKTPFEMKTITSKPDGFEVTFTLPVDRKTAENPESYSLNSFTYRYHKTYGSPIEDAKPVPIRGVVVAPDGMSARIVADTVLREGYIHEVKAEGIRSASGSMPLLHATGYYTLNAIAPGEKLTLPARAVAIAKHEHADMMAMEKKAATTASKNVKAVSAKRVVAMPANWTNGPDQSITIGTKPGLKFDVDKLEVKAGSKIKLVFNNNDDMLHNCVITKPGAANAVGDAALRLNLNGPKMNYVPNSPNVLYHTNILQPETSETIYFLAPTEPGDYQFVCSFPGHSSLMQGTLKVVK